A single genomic interval of bacterium harbors:
- a CDS encoding BatD family protein — MIKTGNLLFFTTFFIEMAAVSVNLSVLDMNSVPIQKVSVGVPFQIKVHIKNAGMSTPVPTVEGLEQINGKRTGMQMSNVNGVTTVTYMYVAQAGEQKQYTIGPAKVIIAGNTYHSDSVELEAETKVASSTKQKGAKTKQKDQKNQPFMKTVIVIDHRLYQGEKIPCMVRFYCPAKMQVTLKNVQIPQLDGIHIEQKGAQLEGVELIGQKPFKYLEWQFDLLFTKAGDLLLKPFHAEYAIEDDQQASLFSGFAFMFQQQKNKHVYTDALTLEVAQVPLYQQQEVIAVGEFTSFDITVSTRFLHVGDALVLSASLTGQGNMHMLEHPPLQNMPLQLRAFESQVRSEQHKEEVKTFEYVVQAVHDGVVTIPSQTFIFFNPKLEKHLLLKSKAVDLMIKAKDLSHSVIQNDQQAEQQTPDGAVKSVQDNADETQNIATENLVCTDLSTGYYGAVGLPDWLFYFGIFLLFYSFLFHPLILFFIGYSIPSYRRKTAYRRTFQALYGFEKHKRVDMIFPVLAQFFYDRGVLTQKEQQEFFFINELETKCSFSSEHERVRFKKFVADIIESTYMYNKRSIQQSLWTETYHWIRFFKQKGL, encoded by the coding sequence ATGATAAAAACTGGTAATCTGCTTTTTTTTACTACATTTTTTATTGAAATGGCGGCTGTTTCAGTTAATCTTTCGGTATTGGATATGAACTCGGTTCCTATTCAAAAAGTTTCGGTTGGCGTTCCGTTTCAGATAAAAGTACATATCAAGAATGCAGGAATGAGTACGCCGGTGCCAACTGTTGAAGGTCTTGAGCAGATCAACGGAAAACGGACTGGCATGCAGATGTCAAATGTAAATGGTGTGACAACGGTGACGTACATGTATGTTGCTCAGGCAGGCGAACAGAAGCAGTATACGATCGGTCCTGCAAAAGTTATCATTGCAGGTAATACCTATCATTCAGATTCTGTAGAACTTGAAGCGGAAACAAAAGTGGCATCCTCTACAAAACAAAAAGGTGCAAAAACAAAGCAGAAGGACCAGAAAAATCAACCGTTCATGAAAACGGTTATTGTTATTGATCATCGATTATACCAAGGTGAAAAAATACCATGTATGGTGCGTTTTTATTGTCCGGCAAAGATGCAGGTTACTTTGAAAAATGTACAGATTCCTCAACTTGATGGAATACATATTGAACAAAAAGGTGCGCAGCTTGAGGGTGTTGAGTTGATTGGTCAAAAGCCTTTTAAGTATCTTGAATGGCAGTTTGATCTTCTGTTTACAAAAGCGGGAGACCTACTCTTAAAGCCGTTTCATGCAGAATATGCGATTGAAGATGATCAGCAGGCTTCCTTGTTTTCAGGGTTTGCTTTTATGTTTCAACAACAGAAAAATAAGCATGTGTATACCGATGCTTTAACGCTTGAGGTTGCCCAAGTGCCGCTCTATCAACAGCAGGAGGTGATCGCTGTTGGTGAATTTACTTCCTTTGATATAACTGTTTCCACACGGTTTTTGCATGTTGGTGATGCACTTGTGTTATCGGCTAGCTTGACTGGGCAAGGGAATATGCATATGCTTGAGCACCCACCTCTTCAAAATATGCCTTTGCAGCTGCGTGCTTTTGAGTCGCAGGTTCGATCAGAACAGCATAAAGAAGAAGTAAAAACATTTGAATATGTCGTACAGGCTGTGCATGATGGAGTTGTGACTATTCCATCACAAACATTTATCTTTTTTAATCCTAAACTTGAAAAGCATCTGCTTTTAAAATCAAAAGCGGTTGATCTTATGATAAAAGCAAAAGATCTTTCTCATTCGGTCATACAAAACGATCAACAGGCAGAGCAACAGACTCCTGACGGAGCTGTGAAATCGGTACAGGATAATGCGGACGAGACACAGAACATAGCTACTGAAAATCTTGTCTGTACAGATCTATCTACTGGGTACTATGGAGCAGTTGGCCTGCCGGATTGGCTTTTTTATTTTGGTATTTTTTTACTGTTTTATAGTTTCCTCTTTCATCCTCTTATCTTGTTTTTTATTGGCTACAGTATTCCTTCTTATCGCAGAAAAACAGCCTACAGAAGAACCTTTCAAGCATTATATGGATTTGAAAAGCACAAAAGAGTAGATATGATTTTCCCTGTTTTAGCGCAGTTTTTTTATGATCGGGGTGTACTTACTCAAAAAGAGCAGCAGGAATTCTTTTTTATAAACGAATTGGAGACAAAATGTTCATTTTCATCTGAGCATGAGCGTGTGCGGTTTAAAAAATTTGTTGCCGATATTATAGAATCTACATACATGTACAATAAACGGTCGATACAGCAGAGTCTCTGGACAGAGACCTATCATTGGATAAGATTTTTTAAGCAAAAGGGTTTGTGA
- a CDS encoding tetratricopeptide repeat protein encodes MKNVLILLLCQPFLVEGFFDRLRAFEAMKNGKFDIAAEYINDLLVHDPYNAELLYDAGMCAYRLTKYDVAERYFVSAAEHANNNTEIQAQSWYNAGNAAYKQSQFDRAVQYFQNALDVNPDDQYAKHNKQKMEELKQQQKENSDCSCDNKDQNKNDENKQDKKDNDSKTDETENDSKNKNEESDKKKNRQDQSKDKQSDKNEQQENNDKQKSNQSRDKEQKDGHNDNKKNQKKDNMSKDQQKQSKQNEKDNLSDQQNKNNSNQNTKPEKEEETEPGSSGQKDQSVDDKKQDQSQSHAADTTGKNQQSKSTTNAGGSDESADHTPKKEEQKALSLGTARILEEQEKSDKQANAQMIKALIRSKTEGTRDDKNW; translated from the coding sequence ATGAAAAATGTTCTCATATTGCTGTTATGTCAGCCGTTTCTTGTTGAGGGTTTTTTTGATCGTTTACGAGCTTTTGAGGCAATGAAAAATGGGAAGTTTGACATTGCAGCCGAATACATTAATGACCTTTTGGTACATGATCCTTATAATGCTGAGTTGCTTTATGACGCTGGCATGTGTGCCTACCGACTTACAAAGTATGATGTTGCAGAACGGTATTTTGTCTCTGCCGCTGAGCATGCGAATAATAATACCGAAATACAGGCTCAAAGTTGGTACAATGCTGGTAATGCGGCATACAAACAGTCTCAGTTTGATCGAGCAGTTCAGTATTTTCAAAATGCGCTTGATGTAAATCCTGATGATCAGTATGCAAAACACAATAAACAGAAGATGGAAGAGTTAAAGCAGCAGCAAAAAGAAAATTCTGATTGTTCTTGTGATAATAAAGACCAAAATAAGAATGATGAAAACAAGCAAGATAAAAAAGATAATGACAGCAAAACAGACGAAACAGAAAATGATTCAAAAAATAAGAATGAAGAGTCTGATAAAAAGAAAAACAGGCAGGATCAATCGAAAGATAAACAAAGCGATAAAAACGAACAGCAAGAAAATAATGATAAACAAAAGTCGAATCAATCGCGTGATAAAGAACAAAAAGATGGTCACAATGATAATAAAAAAAATCAGAAAAAAGATAACATGAGCAAGGATCAGCAAAAACAGTCAAAACAGAATGAGAAAGATAACTTAAGTGATCAGCAAAATAAAAATAACAGTAATCAAAACACAAAACCTGAAAAAGAGGAAGAGACGGAACCTGGGTCATCGGGTCAAAAAGATCAGTCAGTAGATGATAAAAAACAGGATCAAAGTCAATCGCACGCAGCTGATACCACTGGTAAAAACCAGCAATCAAAGAGCACTACCAATGCTGGTGGATCGGATGAATCTGCTGATCATACACCAAAAAAAGAGGAACAAAAAGCTCTGTCTTTGGGTACAGCGCGTATTTTAGAAGAACAGGAAAAAAGCGATAAACAGGCAAATGCCCAGATGATTAAAGCGCTGATACGATCAAAAACTGAAGGAACGCGTGATGATAAAAACTGGTAA
- a CDS encoding M23 family metallopeptidase: MNGNHKKYTHSVSFFHLVTTTCFYVAPLLCILLVYELILIKVTFDELVQMVQLYRIRVDLCDDLLNNEFVCGSCSYSNTMAQSDDAFCQQDQLPNNFLLLNRTAGYLYESASDFFKSQQLDLLLRSFDEQFLDGQSTVRSKKSSVTLVKHRHKAKQKIVPRKRQFVFQTNGFLHWPIEKGKFWLSSLFGPRKKRDGSIGFHHGIDMAAVKGTPVLAAADGVVVEARYNGGFGNSILLRHENRLMTRYAHLHSVLVKRGQKVTRSMIIGTVGETGHIRKKTRDGSHLHFEVFQYNRRMNPLRWLPHG, from the coding sequence ATGAATGGAAATCATAAAAAATATACGCATTCTGTTTCTTTTTTTCATCTGGTTACCACTACATGCTTCTATGTGGCTCCGCTTTTGTGTATTCTGCTTGTGTATGAGTTGATACTGATAAAGGTGACGTTTGATGAGCTTGTTCAGATGGTGCAGTTGTATCGTATACGCGTGGACCTATGTGATGACCTTTTGAATAATGAATTTGTATGTGGTTCATGTAGTTATTCTAATACAATGGCACAGTCTGATGATGCATTTTGCCAGCAAGACCAGTTGCCGAATAATTTTTTACTATTAAATCGCACCGCAGGATATCTGTATGAATCGGCATCCGATTTTTTTAAAAGTCAGCAGCTTGATCTGCTTTTGCGTTCGTTTGATGAACAGTTTTTAGACGGTCAGAGCACTGTTAGGTCTAAAAAAAGCAGCGTCACCCTGGTCAAACATCGTCACAAGGCAAAACAAAAAATAGTTCCACGCAAGAGACAGTTTGTCTTTCAAACGAACGGTTTTTTACATTGGCCGATTGAAAAAGGAAAATTTTGGCTTTCTTCTTTGTTTGGCCCACGAAAAAAAAGAGATGGGTCTATCGGTTTTCATCATGGTATTGATATGGCTGCGGTGAAAGGAACGCCTGTGCTTGCCGCTGCCGATGGAGTGGTCGTTGAAGCGCGGTACAACGGTGGATTTGGTAATTCGATTTTACTCAGACACGAAAACAGACTGATGACTCGGTATGCGCATCTACATTCAGTTCTGGTGAAACGTGGACAAAAGGTCACCCGGTCAATGATCATTGGTACGGTCGGTGAAACGGGGCATATTCGTAAAAAGACACGCGATGGTTCGCATTTGCATTTTGAAGTTTTTCAGTATAATCGAAGAATGAATCCATTGAGATGGCTGCCACATGGATAA
- a CDS encoding VWA domain-containing protein produces MLDALSDFVDWSVVSVMMNELFSSIIWVDAGQHWWLLVPVCCAIGLLFFKVFKTLNIVALIAPAGNKMKLLKHFSYTKVYIKALLMCLTVLLLYAALMRPQWGKKDEVLKQTGRDLFIALDISRSMLVTDCPEQRLACAKKKIKELVAVLSCERIGLILFSGSAFIQCPLTTDYGAFFLFLDTVDVETIASGGTSLQKAITTALDVYQSMPSKKNKLLAIFSDGEDFSQDMLSVKNRAQQEGLSIFTVGIGSIEGGPIPLFDEKGKLKGHQKDTHGSVVISRLNEKSLYDLSIAVGGHYVRVLSHDTADVMTIAKKVAAFEKEQFEDIKHHSFIDRYHWFVGGALTCLLIEWIL; encoded by the coding sequence ATGCTTGATGCTTTATCTGATTTTGTCGATTGGAGTGTGGTTTCAGTTATGATGAACGAGCTTTTTTCAAGCATTATCTGGGTCGATGCAGGTCAGCATTGGTGGTTGCTAGTTCCGGTATGTTGTGCAATTGGGCTGCTGTTTTTTAAGGTTTTTAAAACGTTAAACATTGTCGCTTTGATTGCACCTGCAGGTAATAAAATGAAACTATTAAAACATTTTTCTTATACAAAAGTATACATAAAAGCACTTCTGATGTGCTTGACTGTTTTGCTGTTGTATGCTGCATTAATGCGGCCGCAATGGGGTAAAAAGGATGAGGTCTTGAAACAGACGGGCCGCGACCTTTTTATTGCACTGGATATTTCACGAAGTATGCTCGTGACGGATTGTCCGGAACAGCGGCTTGCGTGTGCAAAGAAAAAGATCAAAGAGCTTGTCGCAGTTTTATCTTGTGAACGAATAGGACTGATCCTGTTTTCTGGTTCGGCGTTTATTCAGTGTCCATTGACCACGGATTATGGGGCGTTTTTTCTATTTTTGGATACTGTTGATGTTGAAACAATCGCCTCTGGAGGAACGTCATTACAAAAAGCAATAACCACAGCGCTTGATGTCTATCAAAGTATGCCGAGTAAAAAAAATAAACTATTGGCAATCTTTTCGGATGGTGAAGACTTTTCTCAGGATATGCTTTCGGTCAAAAATCGTGCACAGCAAGAAGGCTTATCTATATTTACGGTTGGGATTGGAAGTATTGAGGGTGGACCAATTCCATTATTTGATGAAAAAGGCAAACTCAAGGGGCATCAAAAAGATACTCATGGCTCAGTGGTGATCTCACGATTGAATGAAAAGAGTTTATATGACCTTTCTATTGCTGTTGGCGGGCATTATGTTCGTGTTTTGTCGCATGATACAGCCGACGTGATGACTATTGCTAAAAAAGTAGCTGCTTTTGAAAAAGAGCAGTTTGAAGATATCAAGCATCACTCGTTCATCGATCGATACCATTGGTTTGTTGGCGGAGCGTTAACCTGTTTATTGATTGAGTGGATACTATGA
- the lepB gene encoding signal peptidase I, with protein MYQQKDKKSFLDQAIEFILLLALIFLVRTFFFGLYQVPTPSMETTMLVGDRFFADKLTYWFRSPRRGEIIAFNDPEFEYSKNKFVSLFQKYVWGPSNWTKRVIAVPGDIVEGKVENGKPVIYVNGKLLDEPYVNRLPLIHLWTDDPEKLRAQIETELSAVMSRGRMYGLDIEQLLMQKWAQKTTFRSYDPAASYIDQPFYRIDEKRIIKNQQQKPELLYPATQINQANDRQAVAGNKRYWNKSDTFYIELAADEYWCMGDNRLGSKDCRFLGPIKADQIHGRIVFRIWSLDSDESWAAVDLLKHPIDFWTRLRYSRFMQPVY; from the coding sequence ATGTATCAGCAAAAAGATAAGAAATCATTTTTAGACCAGGCCATAGAATTTATTCTGCTGCTTGCACTTATATTTTTAGTGCGCACGTTCTTCTTTGGTTTATATCAGGTTCCGACACCATCGATGGAAACGACCATGCTTGTTGGTGATCGCTTTTTTGCCGATAAGTTAACATACTGGTTTCGCAGTCCACGTCGTGGAGAGATCATCGCTTTCAATGACCCAGAATTTGAATATTCGAAGAATAAGTTTGTAAGCTTATTTCAAAAATATGTGTGGGGGCCTTCAAACTGGACAAAGCGTGTTATTGCCGTTCCTGGTGACATTGTAGAAGGTAAGGTTGAAAATGGAAAACCGGTTATTTATGTGAATGGTAAACTTCTGGATGAACCATATGTTAATAGGTTGCCGCTGATTCACCTTTGGACCGACGATCCTGAAAAGTTGCGTGCGCAGATCGAAACGGAGCTGAGTGCGGTGATGAGCAGAGGGCGTATGTATGGCCTTGATATTGAACAGCTTTTGATGCAAAAGTGGGCACAAAAAACGACTTTTCGATCATATGATCCGGCGGCGTCATATATAGATCAACCGTTTTATCGGATTGATGAAAAACGAATCATCAAAAATCAGCAGCAAAAACCTGAACTGTTGTACCCGGCTACTCAGATCAACCAGGCAAATGATCGGCAGGCAGTTGCAGGCAATAAGCGATATTGGAATAAGTCTGATACCTTTTATATTGAACTTGCTGCTGATGAATACTGGTGCATGGGCGACAATCGTCTAGGTAGCAAAGACTGCCGTTTCTTGGGACCGATAAAAGCAGATCAGATTCATGGACGTATTGTGTTTCGTATCTGGTCGCTTGACAGTGATGAGTCATGGGCAGCAGTCGATCTTTTGAAGCATCCGATCGATTTCTGGACACGGCTCCGTTATTCCCGTTTTATGCAACCGGTGTATTAA